The DNA window GGGTCTTGTCGCCCTTGGTGTGGTTGCACCGCGCGCAGGCGGCCACCACGTTCTCCCAGGCGTGCCGCCCGCCCCGGCTGCGGGGGAAGACGTGGTCGATGGTCTCGGCCGGGCCCCGGCAGTACGCGCACCGCCAGTTGTCGCGGGCGAAGATGGCCCGGCGGGACAGGCCGACGTGGGTGCGGTAGGGCACCCGGACGAACCGGGTGAGCCGGACCACCGAGGGCACCGGGAGCTCGCTGCGGGCGCTGTGCAGCACGCCGTCGCCGTCCGCGACGCAGACGGCCTTGGCGGACAGCACGAGGATCGCGGCGCGACGCACCGACACGACACACAGCGGCTCGTAGGTGGCGTTGAGGACCAGCGCTCCGGAGCCCACCGTGGGTCGTATGTCAGGCATCGCGCTCACCCTCCCGGTCCAGCCGCTCCCGCCGCTGGTCGCGCCGGGCGTGCCCGCGCGCACGGCGGCCACACCCGACGTCGGCGGGATCACCCACGTCCGTTGCGCCAATCGTCCCTGATAAGACCCCGGATTGCACGTACTAATGCGGTACGTGGAATGAGGATCATTCAAAATCGGGCAGACCCGGCGTCTGACCAGGTCAGCGCCCCTCAACGCCTCTCGACGTTTCACACGGGTTCTCGGACTCAGTTCTGCCGGATCTGGGCCCGATGATCATGGCTGCGCATCGAGGGACGCCACTCTACGGCTTCACGAACGTCCCGCGCTGCGGCACCACGAACAACACACCCTGATCCACCAACACGGCGACGGCACGCCGCACCGTGGCGCGGGCTATTCCGTACTCCTGAACGAGGCGCGACTCCGACGGGATCGCCCGGTTCGGCTGAAGCTTTTCGGGCCGTGTCAGGATGACCGTTTCCGCACGGTTACCCGGTGACGCCGGGTACGGGATGGCGGGTCCGCCAGCGGGCGGCCAGGGGCGGTGCGGTACGAAAGCAGGGTGAGTGCCGCCAGCCTGATCCACGCCGCCCTGTCCCTGCCCGATCAGAGCGCCAGCCCGAGCGCCGACTGCAAGGGCAGCACCTCGTGCGAGTGGTTGTACGACACGACCGGCTCGGCCTGGTTCGCCGAGGGCAGCTACTGGATCCTGCTCAAGCCGCTGCGGGTCGCGCTGATCCTGGCGGTCGCCCTCGTCGCCCGCTGGGCGCTGCACCGGACGATCAACCGGCTGGTCCGCACCACCACGGAAGGTGCCGTGCCGACGCTGCTGCGCCCGCTGCGGGAGCGGGTGCCCACCGCCGCGCCCGACTCCGGCGACTTCGTCCCGGAACGGCGGCGGCAGCGGGCCGAGGCCATCGGGTCGGTGCTGCGCAGCACGGTGACCGCGTTCGTCTTCGGCATCGCGCTGCTGATGATCCTGCGCGAGTTCAGCTTCGACCTGGCGCCGCTGCTGGCCAGCGCGGGGATCGCCGGCGTGGCGCTCGGCTTCGGCGCGCAGAGCCTGGTGAAGGATCTCATCGCCGGCCTGTTCATGCTGGTGGAGGACCAGTACGGCGTGGGCGACACCGTCGACCTGGGCGAGGCGACCGGCGTGGTGGAGGCGGTGGGGCTGCGGGTCACCACCGTCCGGGACGGCCGGGGCGTGCTCTGGTACATCCGCAACGGTGAGATCATCCGGGTGGGGAACAAGAGCCAGGGCTGGGCACTGGTGGTGGTCGACCTGCCGATCGGGTTCGCCGGCACCGAGGAGGCGACGGCGGTGCTGCGTACGGCCGCGGCGTCGGTGGCGATGGACCCGGACCTGGCGCCGGAGATCGTCGAGGAGCCGGAGGTGCTGGGCGTCGAGCAGATGACCGTGGAGGGCGCGGTGATCCGTACTGTCGTCAAGACCACCGCCGACGGGCAGTTCGCGGTGGGCCGGGAGCTGCGGCGGCGGCTCGCCGAGGCGCTGGAGAACTCGGGCATCACCGCCCGGATCGCCGCCCGCCTCTATCCCTCGGTGACGCTCCGGGCGCCCGAGGCCGAGGGCACCGGGCAGGGCGGCGCGACCTGAGCCTCAGGAGCACCGGTTCACCTGCGAAAACAGGCGGTCGTCGATCCGGTCTCGGCACCGCGCGTCCCCTCGGGTATCGTCCGTTCGTTCAGTCGGAGATGCGACGATCAAGCCGTTCGCCCTAGCCAGCTCTCAGACGATCGGGCAGAATCCGGTACGCACGTTCCTCTGCCGGGCGTGCTCACGTCTCGCTGATCCGTAGATCTGACGATGGTTCCCGGGCAGGTCACCACGAGTGGTCGCGGCGGGGACGATGGAGGCCACGGTGTCCGACGAGCGACCCTCCCAGGAAGGGCCGGCCACCTTCCGTGAGGTGTTCGCCCAGGGGGAGTACAGGGCGGTCTACGCCGCGAGTGCCCTCTCCTGGCTCGGCGACTTCATCGCCAAGGCCGCGGTCACCGTGCTGGTCTACCGCGAGACGCAGTCCGTGGGCTACTCGGCCGCCGCGTTCGCGGTCAGCTTCCTGCCCTGGTTGATCGGTGGGCCGCTACTGGCCACGCTGGCCGAGCGGCACCGCTACCGCTCGGTCATGGTGGCGTGCGACCTGATCCGGATGGCCCTGATGGTGCTGGTCGCCATCCCCGGCAACCCGCCGTGGCTGATCCTCTGCCTGCTCTTCGCGACCACCCTGGCCAACCCGCCGAGCCAGGCCGCCCGGTCCGCGCTGATGCCGCTCATCCTCACCGGCGACCGGCTGGTCGTCGGGCTCTCGCTCAACAGCAGCACCGGGCAGGCCGCCCAGGTGCTCGGCTATCTGATCGGGGCGGCCATCGCGGCTGTCGACCCGACCGCCGCCCTGCTGGTCAACGCCGCCACCTTCGCCGTCTCGGCGGCCCTGGTGCGCTTCGGCGTCCGCGACCGGCCGCCGGCGATGAGCGCGGCGAGCCGGAGCCACCTGCTGCGCGAGACGAGCGAGGGTTTCCGGATCGTCTTCGGCACTCCGGTGCTGCGGGCGATCGCCCTGCTGGTGTTCAGCTCCATGCTCTTCTCGATCGTGCCGGAGGGGCTCGCCGCGGCGTGGGCCCGGGAGGGCGCCGGCGGGGCATGGACACGGGCGCGGCCCAGGCCGTCATCATGGCCGCCAATCCGGTCGGCTTCATCCTGGGCGGGCTGGTCGTCAGCAGGGCGGTAGCCCCGGCCCGCCGGCTGGTCCTGATCCGGCCGTTGGCGGTGCTGGCCCCGCTGATGCTGGTGCCCGCGCTGCTCGACCCGCCGCCGCTGGTGGTGGCCCTGCTGGCCGCCCTATGCGGCTTCGCGGTCGCGGGTCTGCTGCCGGTCGCCAACGGGCTCTTCGTCCGGGCGCTGCCCAACGGCTACCGGGCCCGGGCCTTCGGCGTGATGGCCACCGGGGTCCAGGTCACCCAGGGGCGGCCGTGCTCGTCACGGGGCTGCTCGCCGAGCGGATCGACATTCCCACCGTGGTCGGCGGGTGGAGCGTCGCCGGGGTGCTGCTGATGTTGCTGACCGTCGCGGCGTGGCCGAGCCGGGAGACGGTCGACGCGGCGGTCGAGGCCGCCGGGAACGGCACCCCGCCCGCGGTCGCGCGACCGCGGCAGGTCGCGGAGGGCGAACCGCCGGTCGGCGGCATGCCGGGTGAGCGGGGCCGGACCAGCCACACGGTGAGCTGAGCACCGGCCACCCTGCCCCCCCCCCCCCCCCCGGCCGGGGCGCCCGCCCGTCACCACGCGGCACCGCAGCGCCCCGCCCGGTCGCGCCGCACCGCCGCCCCGCCCGGTCGCACTGCCGCGCCGCGCCGGCCCACGCTGTGACGCGGTCGGCGTCCGCCCCGGACGGTACGGCCCCGCCGGTGCCCGCGGCGCCTGGCAGGATGGAACGGTGAATCCCGCAGGTGCGTCCGAGCGTTCCGTGACCCTCTTCGAGGCGGTCGGCGGCGAGCCCACCTTCCGCAAGCTGGTGGACGAGTTCTACGCCGGCGTCGCCACCGATCCGCTGCTGCGGCCCATGTACCCGGAGGAGGACCTCGGGCCCGCGGCGGACAGGCTGACGCTGTTCCTGATGCAGTACTGGGGCGGCCCCAACACCTACTCGGCGCAGCGGGGGCACCCCCGGCTGCGGATGCGGCACGCCCCGTTCCGCATCGGGGCGGCCGAGCGCGACGCCTGGCTGCGCCACAT is part of the Micromonospora olivasterospora genome and encodes:
- a CDS encoding HNH endonuclease, coding for MPDIRPTVGSGALVLNATYEPLCVVSVRRAAILVLSAKAVCVADGDGVLHSARSELPVPSVVRLTRFVRVPYRTHVGLSRRAIFARDNWRCAYCRGPAETIDHVFPRSRGGRHAWENVVAACARCNHTKGDKTPAELGWRLHALPAPPKGTAWRVLGHRAPDPRWANWLDLREPETEAAA
- a CDS encoding winged helix-turn-helix domain-containing protein, coding for MDQAGGTHPAFVPHRPWPPAGGPAIPYPASPGNRAETVILTRPEKLQPNRAIPSESRLVQEYGIARATVRRAVAVLVDQGVLFVVPQRGTFVKP
- a CDS encoding mechanosensitive ion channel family protein, with protein sequence MSAASLIHAALSLPDQSASPSADCKGSTSCEWLYDTTGSAWFAEGSYWILLKPLRVALILAVALVARWALHRTINRLVRTTTEGAVPTLLRPLRERVPTAAPDSGDFVPERRRQRAEAIGSVLRSTVTAFVFGIALLMILREFSFDLAPLLASAGIAGVALGFGAQSLVKDLIAGLFMLVEDQYGVGDTVDLGEATGVVEAVGLRVTTVRDGRGVLWYIRNGEIIRVGNKSQGWALVVVDLPIGFAGTEEATAVLRTAAASVAMDPDLAPEIVEEPEVLGVEQMTVEGAVIRTVVKTTADGQFAVGRELRRRLAEALENSGITARIAARLYPSVTLRAPEAEGTGQGGAT
- a CDS encoding globin, producing the protein MNPAGASERSVTLFEAVGGEPTFRKLVDEFYAGVATDPLLRPMYPEEDLGPAADRLTLFLMQYWGGPNTYSAQRGHPRLRMRHAPFRIGAAERDAWLRHMRRAVDRLDLPPDIATALWDYLERAAFFMVNVLDDPTGTA